One part of the Terriglobia bacterium genome encodes these proteins:
- a CDS encoding NAD(P)H-binding protein has translation MTKRASDCIAVTGAFGYSGKYITARLLAAGARVRTLTNSPRRDNPFAESVEVHPYNFDDPEALVRSLEGARVLVNTYWVRFDHADFTHAQAVRNTLRLFEAASRAQVSRIVHVSITHPSARSPLPYFRGKAELEEALRASGMSYAILRPAVLFGEEDILINNIAWMLRRFPIFGVFGDGHYKLQPIFVDDLAQLAVDSAMLSGDTVVDAIGPETFTYRELVGLIGDAIGRRRPVISIPPGLGVAVARLLGALVGDVVVTREEVAGLMQNLLVTDSPPAGRTALCRWAFEHRDTLGRRYSSELARRRDRLRSYEDLRRRA, from the coding sequence GTGACGAAAAGAGCGTCGGATTGCATCGCCGTCACGGGTGCGTTCGGGTACTCGGGGAAGTACATCACGGCGCGCCTCCTGGCCGCCGGCGCGCGCGTTCGGACGCTCACGAACTCCCCTCGGCGTGACAACCCCTTCGCCGAATCGGTCGAGGTGCATCCCTACAACTTCGACGACCCGGAGGCGCTGGTTCGATCCCTCGAGGGCGCGCGGGTCCTCGTCAACACCTACTGGGTGCGGTTCGACCACGCGGATTTCACTCATGCGCAGGCCGTGAGGAACACGCTGCGGCTGTTCGAAGCGGCGAGTCGAGCCCAGGTCTCGCGGATCGTGCACGTCAGCATCACCCATCCGTCCGCCCGGTCGCCCCTTCCTTATTTTCGGGGCAAGGCCGAGCTGGAAGAGGCCCTGCGCGCCTCGGGGATGTCCTACGCGATCCTCCGACCGGCGGTGCTGTTCGGCGAGGAGGACATCCTGATCAACAACATCGCATGGATGCTCCGGCGCTTCCCGATCTTCGGCGTCTTCGGCGACGGCCACTACAAGCTCCAGCCGATCTTCGTGGACGACCTCGCGCAGCTCGCCGTGGACTCGGCGATGTTGTCCGGCGACACCGTCGTCGATGCCATCGGTCCCGAGACGTTCACGTACCGCGAGCTCGTGGGACTGATCGGCGACGCGATCGGACGTCGCCGTCCCGTGATCAGCATTCCTCCGGGTCTCGGAGTCGCGGTGGCGCGTCTCCTCGGCGCGCTGGTGGGCGACGTCGTCGTCACCCGCGAGGAGGTGGCCGGCCTCATGCAGAATCTGCTCGTGACCGATTCACCACCAGCGGGGAGGACTGCTCTGTGTCGCTGGGCCTTCGAGCACCGGGACACCCTGGGCCGACGGTACTCGAGCGAGCTCGCGAGGCGCCGCGACCGCCTGAGGAGCTATGAGGATCTGCGCCGCCGAGCGTAG